A region of the Deltaproteobacteria bacterium genome:
TTCAAGCGCATCTCTACTTTAATCGTCAGGACATCCAGGTGAATGGCCTGCGAGCCAATTCCACTCTCCTGTTTACCCTTTTCACTGCCCTCCTGGGTGGCAAGGCACTGATTATTGGCGAACCCGGCCTGGGCAAAACTACCGCAGCTGAATATGTAGGCTCACTTTTTTACCGGCTGCCGGTGGGCACTCTGTGGGCAAGCGAAGTTTCTGGACATCCAGAGCAGACTGAGGAAAAAATAGTTGGCAGGCCTGATCTGGGAAAACTGAATCAGGGCCAGGAAGTGGTAGTTTGGTCCAATTTTGTCCAGCTGCCCATCAAAATAGTGGATGAAATAAATAGACTGCCAGAAACCAAACAGAGCATGATTCTCGACGGCGTGGACAGGGGTAATTGGGAGTATCTCAACGAAATGATCATCAATGAAGAATACTGTCTTTTTGCCACTGCCAATTATCAGGACCAGGGAACCAATACAATTATCGCCCCCATGCTCGACCGGTTCGATGTAACAGTAGAATCTCGTTACCCGGGTCCGAGCTATGCCTACCTGATCAGCCAGAAACAAGAAAAAGAAGAAATTCTCCGGCATCCAGAGCTCGAAGTGAAGCTCCAGCAAGTACTGCGATCGCAACTCGACCAGGAAGAGAAAAGGCAAAAAATGGCTGCCCTTGCCGGTGAGTTTGCAGCACACCTGAAAGATGTCTATGACTTGCCTACTCTAGATGAGGCTGCCAGACAACAGCTGAGAACACAGATTCAGCAGATGCCGCTGGACCAGGATGCCAACGCCTACATGCGTATGCTTCTGGCTGAACTCTCTTTCTGTGAGCGGCACGGCCAGAAGCGCTCCAGCGAGATCTGTGAAGAAGGCTGCCATTATACAGGCTATTTGTGCCACCGCCTGCGCAATTGTGCTTCCAACCGGCTGCCTGTTTCACTTAGCAACTACGCCCGCGCCCTGGCATGGTTTCAAGGGCTTGCTTCAGCCAGTCTCGAACAGGTTCGGACGGTGGCCCCTTATTGTATTGCTCATAGATTGCAGTGGACTGAAGCCCATATTGCCAGCCGTCAGAAAGATCGGCGTCAAGATCCGCTGCACATTCATCTCGCGCGCCAGGCATGCCTGGAAGTGTATCAGCGCTACACTGAGCAGGCTGACCATGTAAAAGAGGCCCTGGCGAGAGCCTATCAGGTGTTTCAAGGCAATAAGGTAGAACCCCTCAGCGGAGACCACCCGATTTATGCTGAGATCCGCAAAGACCTCTACTGGGAGGACTAGGTGATCAACCCCTTTGAAGATTTCAAGGATTTCCAAATAACGGAAAAAACACTTCCTCTGGACAGCCTGGTTGCCGCCCATGACAGGGTGATGGCCGAGTTGATATCCGGCTATGGAAAACTTGTAGAGCAGGAACTCAAGAGCCTCGTCTGGTTTGTGGAGCACAACAGGGTCATTGAAGCTTACAAGTCAGCCTGCCAGGTGGTGCGAGAACTTGATTTCGACGCGCACAGTATTGAAGAATTCTGTCATCGACTCGACAGCGGCAGTGAAATGCCTTACCTCATTGCCGGTCCGGCAGGAATTTACGTGTCTGCCCTCTGCAATACTGCGGCTGAGGATACCATTGTCCTAGAACTCGGCAGCATGCAGAGGCAAATCCACTTCTTGGGGTATCGGCTCCCCTATGGCAAGAAATTACGCATTGAAGGCGACGCAGGCAATTTCGTGGGCGCAGCTTTGCAGGGAGGCGACCTAACGGTGAACGGTTCTGCTGGTGACTGGACCGGAGCTGGTATGGTCGACGGCAAGATCACCATAGTCAAGCAATGCGGGCGCTCCACTGGTGAATGGATGCAAGGCGGCGAGATCTGGGTAGGTGGCCACATCAGGGGACTGGGGCGCTCAGTCTCGGGGATGATTTATCAGCAAGGTGAAGCCCTGATCGGTTGATGGACATGATAGATTTGCAAGAGTTGCCAACTTCGGAGGCCGAGACGCTGCACAAGAGTCTCGCCCTGCTCTGGCCGCAGGTTAGGCGCCGGCATCTCTATCCTGAACTTCCCTTCCCTAAACTGGAAAGAAGCGACTCCAGGGCTGCACTCGAGATCCGCGACAAGCAGATTGTTCTCAACCTGGATTATGCCCTGGCCATGTCGAGCAAACTGCCCGTGGAAACAGTGCTCTCCGGTCTGCTCGATCACGCCATAAGCCACTACACCTGCTGTCCGTGGGATCTCAACACGCACCTGCGGCTTTACGCGACCGCCAAAGAACTCCTGGGCAAAGCAGATCTGGCCAACACTGTCACTGATCTTTTTATGGACGTGGTGGCTGATACCCATGCAGTAAAGCAGAGAGGAAGCTGTCTGCCTGAACTCTATAGATTTTCCAGTCGCAATGACGTGGAAGAGCTGGTCTGTGCCCTTTATGAAAAGATCTGGGGTGTGGAGCTCGATGCGCGCCAACATCCAGAGGAGGTAGCCCGCCTCAGCACCATTCCCTACCTGGACAAGCAAAAATGGCGGCAGAGTCTGAGGCGCTTCATCCGCGGCATCCGGCCATTTCTTGAAAGAGCACAGGAGAGTCTAACCAGTGAAGCCGTACGCATGGGAAGCCACAGCTTCGGCCGCTATAACCAGGAAGAAATCGAGCAGGCCCTCCGGCAATTTGCTCTAGAGGCTCGCTCGCCGGAACAATTTGCCGACATTTTTGAAGACCTCCAGGATCAGCTGCAGAAAGGTGATCCCGCAAGCAAAGCCGGCATGGGCTTTGGCAAAGGCTGCCCTGTGGACGCCAACTGGCTTTACTACATGAAGCTTGCAGAAAACTTTTCTTTACCCGTGAAAAAGCTGCCGTTCAAGGATGCCGGCTCTCTGCATCCTCACTCCCACCGCCCCTGGGAGGTGGGGCAGCCGATCCGTGATGTGGATCCCTGGTCTAGCTTTGGCAAATATCTGCCAGGCCTCACCCAGGTGTGGGAACGGCGAAGCGGGCAAGTGTTTGCCCGGGAGGAGAGGACTCCCGACTGTCTTGTGCTCATCGACTCTTCTGGCAGCATGGTAGATCCACGCAGCCAGATATCGTATGCGGTTCTGGGCGGCGGCTGTGCCGCGGATTCTTATTTGCGCCACAAGGCAAAGGTTGCCGTGTATAATTTCAGCGATGCAGCTGCCGGCGCCAAAGAATTCCTCCCCTTCAGCAGCAGCCGCTTTCTCATTTACCGGGTGCTCTGCCGTTACTTCGGCGGGGGTACTGTGCTGAATCTCGACGACTTATCAGATATTATTGCCAACCCGGATGTGGATATTTTCATGATAACCGATATGCAGATTACTAATCTGGACAGGACCATAGCCAGGCTGTCTAGGCTTAAAAACAGGGTCACTGCTGTACATATCGGCAGAAAGAGTGGGGCCCTGCGATTTGTCAGGGCTGCTGTCCACAACCACAACATCTCCGTGTTTGGCGTGGAAAAGGCAAGCGATATCCCACGGATCGTGCTTGGCAGTGTTCGATCCTACCTCAGTCATGCCACCTAGCATTACCTGACCTGTGCCCCTCAACAGGAGACAGTTTGCAGTCTCTGCAAGGCAGGCGCCGTGCTGTCATGAAAGTAGCAATCATCTCAGATATCCATTCTAACCTGGAAGCATTCAGAGCAGTGCTCGAGGATATCAACAAAGAGGGAGAGGTAACCACAGTTGTGCAGCTAGGAGATGTGGTTGGCTACAATGCCAGCCCCAGCGAATGCGTGGAGGTAGTAAGAAACAGGCGTATTATAAGCATACAAGGCAACCATGACCGGGCGGTTGCGCAAAGCAAATATGCAGAAAGTTTCAACATATTAGCGCATCAAGCGCTTCGGTGGTCTGCCAAAGAATTGGACTCCGGCCAGCGTCGCTTTCTTCGAAACCTGCCTCACACCAGGGTGCTCTGGGGAAGGTACCTTCTCTTTCATGGAGCTCCGGAAAATCCTGACGCCTACATCTACTACCTTCATCAAGCAAAAAGGGCCTTCAATTACATGCGCAAGAAAACCCCCGGCACACGGTTGGCTTTTTTTGGCCATACACATCGTCGGGCAGTTTGGCAGCGAGATATACGAGGCAAGGTGGCCACTGTGTCCTTTGATCACGAGAATCTAGTTCTCGATCCGGAATGCATGTATCTTGTCAATCCTGGGAGTGTTGGCCAGCCAAGGGGAAGGGAATGGAGGGCTTCATACCTGCTGTTTTCCACAGAGCCGGAAACTATCCGCTTCAAATCAGTAGCCTACGATGTCCAGCAGGCTCAAAAAAAGATTCGAGAAGCTGACTTGCCGGAATATCTGGCTGAAAGGTTGGCAAATGGGATTTAGGCAAGCATGCACCACCACACGCCTCTGGAGGGTATCTGTTAAGATGCAGTTGTTGAGAAAAAAAGAGCAAAAATGGGGGGAGCCATGACTGAGGGTCTTTACAAGGAGTGCAAACTTAAAGATGGAACCCGGGTGCTGTTGAGACCTTTGGTTGCAGAAGATCAGGAGAAGCTCATTGCCTTTTTCCAATCACTGCCGGAAGAGGAGCGAATTTTTCTGAGGCACGATGTGGCTGACGTCAATGTCATAAAATCTTGGACTGAAGAGATCGACTACAGCAGAAACTACCCGCTGCTCGCCTTTGTAGATGACAAGATAGTGGGGGATGTTACGCTGCATAGAATTCCCTATGGTTGGAAACGCCACATGGGTACCGTTCGGGTGGTTGTTGCACCCGAATACCACAACAAGGGTCTGGGCACCCTCCTCATCAATGAGATCGTCGAACTGGCGGCCGAGTTTGGCCTGGAAAAATTATGGGCCGAACTGCCCCTCTCCTCCCCCGCAGCAATTGCAGTTTTTCGCAAAGCCGGCTTCTCGAGCAAAGCTGTAATCGAGGGTCTGGTGAAAGACCTCCACGGCCGCAACACCGATGTGGTTATAATGGTGTGTGATGTGGGGACTCAATACGACCGTTAGTCATTTTCTTATTTGCGGGGCGTTGGCAGGGCAAGTTTGAAAATCAGAATAAAGGCTATACCAAGGATGCCAATGAGACCCATTTTCCGAACGCTTTGCAGGTCTGCAGTACCCGTGAGGTAGCGAACAAGGGCGTACCTGGGATCGAGGTCGAATGATTTGTTGAAATCTGCTGTAGATAAATCATCACGTCCCAGGGCGACGTATGCCTTGGCCCGCGTGTTGTAAGCTGTGGCAAGCGTACGTTCATCGCGGTCAAGCTTTATGGCTATGGTGGAATCACTGACGGCTGACTGTAGCATACCCTTGAGACGGTAAGCTTCTGCGCGGCTACCATAGGCGCTCGCCAGAGACGGATCCAGTTCGATAGCCTGACTGAAGTCCGCTATTGCCACATCCAGATTCCCTTTCTTCAACAGGCAGACACCTCTCATTCGGTAACCTTCTGCTTTTTTGGGTTGCAGCTCTATTAGCCGACTATAGTCCTGAATAGCCAGATCATAGCGCTCCTGAAAATAATAATGAATAGCCCGATCCTCATAGGCAGAAGCGTAATTGGGGTCCAGGGCCAGTGCCCTGGTGAAAAGTTCAATTCGTTTGTTGGCAAGAGAACTTTGCAAGCCAAGCTTGTAGTAAAAGTTGGCATTCTGAGCAAAGCTCACAGATGCCGTCATCAGGAGATATGCTGTCAGAATCACTATCTTTTTCATCATGTACATCCTTTCCAGCCGCTGCCGCCAGCCCTGGCGGCATGTTTTCCTAGTAAAAAGGGAGATAATGCCTGCAGCCGCCGTTGTCAATAGGAAGAGCAAACAGGACGACCCGCAACATGCAGCATGGTTGTGCTGTTGACTCGAGGGGATCTCCCGGGGGATTGGGCCCAGGCCGGCCCGGGTGGCGCCGCCATTGCCCACGCGAGCCACTACTTATCCACAGCATAGATTTTCGAAAGGGCCTCCTGCAAAGCAGAGGCATCTGGAAATCGTTTGCCAGGATCCTTTTGCAGGCAGTGGAGTATGATGGCCTCGAGCTCAGCTGGCAGGCCGGGAACTATCTCTCGCGGTGGCAGCGGCTCTCTCTCGAGGATCATATCCGTCATGGTCTTCTCATTGTCACCATAGAAGGGCAGGCACTCAGTGTAAAGGATATACATGAGCACACCAATAGCCCAGACATCACTGGCAACCTGACTCCTGCCCATGATCTGTTCGGGGGCCATGTAAGGCCTGGAGCCAACCAGAGTACTGCTCATATCTTCGTCACCCAACTCTTTGGCAACGCCATAGTCGAGCAGCTTGAGAATTCCATCCTTGCGAATGATGATATTCTCTGGCTTGATATCTCTATGCACGATGCGTCTCTTGTGGGCATAGGCTGTTATGTCCACCAGCTGCCGGATGATGCTTTCTATCTCCTCTGTCTCCAGTGGACGTTCCATAAGAATTCTCAGGGTTTCCCCTTGCACATACTCTTGCACCAAGATCACCCTGCCCCGTTCTTCGAGCACTTCGATGATCTTGACAGCACTGGGATGGTCTTGCAAACGCTCACAGATTGATGCTTCCTTGCGAAACTGAGCATTGAGTTTAGTGCTTCGCGGAATTTTCACTACAAAAAAAGGTGGACTCCCCCGGCGCTCAATATCTCTGACTTTCCAGATTTCGCTGAAACTGCCGAAACCCAGACGCTTTATTTTTTCGTAGCGGCCGCCGATCAATTCAGTGGTCTTGATTACTGAAAGCAGATCTCCGCCCATGGGCGCCACTTTAGGACCAAAATATTTCCAGAGTCGAGTGAAAAAGCCTTGCCTGCCATTGTCCTCCTCAAGAGCAGTGCCGTGGCCTACCTCAGAAGAAAGTGTTGACACGTCGACATTATAGCCCTCATAGCCGACAATAGCGCCCTTTTCGTCCCGGACCACCTTGCCGTTGAGCAAAATTGTTATTTGTTGGCCGTCTTTCCGTTTGAAGGCCACCCTAAAGTTTTCTATAAATCCCTCTTTTTCAATTATTTCCTGAAATCGCGCCCGATCGTCGGGATCGCAGTAGAGATCCTTTGGCAGATCCAGATTCAGCAGTTCCTCTTTGCTTTCATAGCCGAGCATTTGCACCAGGGTGTCGTTCATGTCAAGAAAACGACCCTCCCGAGTGCTGATGAAAAGACCATGCTGTTCTCCTTCGAATAGTTCATGATATCTGGTGAGAATGTCTTGACGGAGACGTTGTTGCTGGCGCAGCCTTGCCAGCACGCCCACTCGAGCCAGAACCGTCTCGGAATCAAATGGCTTCACCAGATAGTCTGCCGCTCCCATAGCCAGTCCCTGGGCTACATATTCTTCGTCAAATTTTTCCAGCAGCAGCACTACGGGAAGATTACTGGTGGTACCCCGCTGCTGCAAACGCTTCAGTAGCTGCATACCTTTGAGCTTCTGGCTCTGGATGCCAAGGAGAACAACGTCGGGCAATTTTTCCTGAGCCAACTGTATGGCTGCATCACCTTCGGTGGCAATTGTGATGCTGTAATCGGCCCGGGCCAGGATTTTTGCGCACTGCTCCACGGCATCTGCCTGATCGTGAATTAGCAAAACTTGTCGTCGTCTCATGCGGCCTACCAAAGGGACCTCACGCTGCTCAATGTCACATGCAGCAGCATCTGTTGCGGCTTACGTTTGACAGGTGGGTTTATTTTATCATAAAGTGAAAAACTGCTGCAAAATAGGGAATCAGCAGAGTCGCCTCACACTGCAGCAGAAAAGCGACGCTGCCAGGCTATGAGACAGAAACGGAGATGGAGACTGCCATTGCAACAAATAGATTACAAGAAGAAGGGCAACAAGTTAATAATCAAACAGGAAGACCTCGACAAATATCTGGACAAGAAGCTTCAGGATCTGAGCAACCTTTTGAGCAATACCATTATCGCTGTCATAATTCTCAGCGTCATGGTGGTAATTCAGGTCTTCCGCGCCTCAGACATTTACCTCTATGGGCTCATTCTCCTGCCCCTGATTGCCAAAGGATTTGTTTACTCGCGCATAGAAGCGCATCTCCGCAAGAGCTTCAAGGAACTCCTCAGCCTTTGAGCAGGCAAGATTTTCTGCCTTGCTGCAGAATTGCAGCCTCGCTTCCTGTGCTGCCTCCCCATTGCCGGCATTCCTTTTCAGCCTGGCTTCCCCGCGGCCCGATCAACTATTGAGCCTCAAAAGGACTAGATGTCACTTTTGCTGATACTGCAAATCCTTGACACCCTGCCTGTTGCATTGCTACTCTCCTTACGAAGAGCATCAGATGAGCAACACGGAGGAGATTGACGTACAGGCGGCTCCTTTATTCTTATGGGAGCGCCACCTTGGTGCAACGTAGATGAGTGTGAGCGCATCTCATTGTCGCGGCTAGAGAGCCGCTCCTACAATTTGTTTCAATATGTGCCTGAGGCCCCGCAGGCGACAATCGCTAAAGGGAGTATTTGCCCTGGAGGAGACGTGCCCTTAAGTAGTCTGAACCCTGAAGAGATACTCTATTATTGCGTGGCCATCCTTGCCATTGTCTCTTTTGGCTCGGGATTCACTCGGTTTTTTGCTCTGAGTTTCGCCCATCCACCTCCGGAAGACGATGTGGTTCTCGACTTCAATCCTTTCACGAATCTGGATA
Encoded here:
- a CDS encoding AAA family ATPase; the encoded protein is MAAHTSRDTVCSLYEFIQAHLYFNRQDIQVNGLRANSTLLFTLFTALLGGKALIIGEPGLGKTTAAEYVGSLFYRLPVGTLWASEVSGHPEQTEEKIVGRPDLGKLNQGQEVVVWSNFVQLPIKIVDEINRLPETKQSMILDGVDRGNWEYLNEMIINEEYCLFATANYQDQGTNTIIAPMLDRFDVTVESRYPGPSYAYLISQKQEKEEILRHPELEVKLQQVLRSQLDQEEKRQKMAALAGEFAAHLKDVYDLPTLDEAARQQLRTQIQQMPLDQDANAYMRMLLAELSFCERHGQKRSSEICEEGCHYTGYLCHRLRNCASNRLPVSLSNYARALAWFQGLASASLEQVRTVAPYCIAHRLQWTEAHIASRQKDRRQDPLHIHLARQACLEVYQRYTEQADHVKEALARAYQVFQGNKVEPLSGDHPIYAEIRKDLYWED
- a CDS encoding metallophosphoesterase family protein → MKVAIISDIHSNLEAFRAVLEDINKEGEVTTVVQLGDVVGYNASPSECVEVVRNRRIISIQGNHDRAVAQSKYAESFNILAHQALRWSAKELDSGQRRFLRNLPHTRVLWGRYLLFHGAPENPDAYIYYLHQAKRAFNYMRKKTPGTRLAFFGHTHRRAVWQRDIRGKVATVSFDHENLVLDPECMYLVNPGSVGQPRGREWRASYLLFSTEPETIRFKSVAYDVQQAQKKIREADLPEYLAERLANGI
- a CDS encoding GNAT family N-acetyltransferase, with protein sequence MTEGLYKECKLKDGTRVLLRPLVAEDQEKLIAFFQSLPEEERIFLRHDVADVNVIKSWTEEIDYSRNYPLLAFVDDKIVGDVTLHRIPYGWKRHMGTVRVVVAPEYHNKGLGTLLINEIVELAAEFGLEKLWAELPLSSPAAIAVFRKAGFSSKAVIEGLVKDLHGRNTDVVIMVCDVGTQYDR
- a CDS encoding tetratricopeptide repeat protein — encoded protein: MARVGNGGATRAGLGPIPREIPSSQQHNHAACCGSSCLLFLLTTAAAGIISLFTRKTCRQGWRQRLERMYMMKKIVILTAYLLMTASVSFAQNANFYYKLGLQSSLANKRIELFTRALALDPNYASAYEDRAIHYYFQERYDLAIQDYSRLIELQPKKAEGYRMRGVCLLKKGNLDVAIADFSQAIELDPSLASAYGSRAEAYRLKGMLQSAVSDSTIAIKLDRDERTLATAYNTRAKAYVALGRDDLSTADFNKSFDLDPRYALVRYLTGTADLQSVRKMGLIGILGIAFILIFKLALPTPRK
- a CDS encoding protein kinase; translation: MRRRQVLLIHDQADAVEQCAKILARADYSITIATEGDAAIQLAQEKLPDVVLLGIQSQKLKGMQLLKRLQQRGTTSNLPVVLLLEKFDEEYVAQGLAMGAADYLVKPFDSETVLARVGVLARLRQQQRLRQDILTRYHELFEGEQHGLFISTREGRFLDMNDTLVQMLGYESKEELLNLDLPKDLYCDPDDRARFQEIIEKEGFIENFRVAFKRKDGQQITILLNGKVVRDEKGAIVGYEGYNVDVSTLSSEVGHGTALEEDNGRQGFFTRLWKYFGPKVAPMGGDLLSVIKTTELIGGRYEKIKRLGFGSFSEIWKVRDIERRGSPPFFVVKIPRSTKLNAQFRKEASICERLQDHPSAVKIIEVLEERGRVILVQEYVQGETLRILMERPLETEEIESIIRQLVDITAYAHKRRIVHRDIKPENIIIRKDGILKLLDYGVAKELGDEDMSSTLVGSRPYMAPEQIMGRSQVASDVWAIGVLMYILYTECLPFYGDNEKTMTDMILEREPLPPREIVPGLPAELEAIILHCLQKDPGKRFPDASALQEALSKIYAVDK